A part of Chlamydia ibidis 10-1398/6 genomic DNA contains:
- a CDS encoding CofH family radical SAM protein, whose amino-acid sequence MTITLPHNLNCKTPWLKEVFFNFSSGHRLSNDDALRLLLLEDEKDQQALWSFADYIREQRVGNTVYFSSTLYLYPTNFCDFHCTFCSFYAKPGDPKGWLYSPDQLISMIREIESPITETHIVAGCFPSCNLDYYVELFTKIKSYFPHIHIKALTAIEYAYLAQLHNMPVVDILRILKDAGLDSIPGGGADILVDEVRQLLSPGRLSSDEFLSIHKTAHQLGIPSNSTMLCYHRERPEDLVTHMEKLRTIQDETYGFKNFILLKFATENNVLGKRLSKFDGRHSIPPASIIAVARLFLDNFKNIKALWNYLGIDEALKLLSCGANDFSSTHIGEKVFQMASSGQSIKMDIEGMENLIRQKGRIPCLTNSKNV is encoded by the coding sequence ATGACGATAACCCTTCCCCACAATCTAAATTGTAAAACTCCTTGGCTTAAAGAAGTATTTTTTAATTTTTCTTCAGGACATCGCTTGAGTAATGATGATGCCCTTCGACTTCTCCTTCTTGAGGATGAAAAGGATCAACAGGCCTTGTGGTCTTTCGCTGACTATATACGTGAGCAACGTGTAGGGAACACTGTATATTTTTCCTCAACTCTATATCTCTACCCCACTAATTTCTGTGATTTCCACTGTACGTTTTGTTCATTCTATGCAAAACCTGGGGACCCTAAGGGCTGGTTGTACTCTCCCGACCAACTTATAAGTATGATCCGTGAGATAGAATCACCTATTACAGAAACACATATTGTAGCAGGATGTTTTCCTTCATGTAACTTGGATTACTATGTAGAATTATTTACTAAGATTAAGTCATACTTCCCTCATATCCATATTAAAGCTCTCACAGCTATTGAGTATGCTTATCTTGCACAACTACATAACATGCCTGTCGTGGATATCTTAAGGATTCTAAAAGATGCCGGTTTGGATTCTATCCCTGGAGGGGGTGCAGATATTTTGGTTGATGAGGTTCGGCAACTACTCTCCCCTGGTCGCTTGTCTTCGGATGAATTTTTGTCCATTCATAAAACAGCACACCAACTAGGCATTCCGAGTAATAGCACCATGCTATGCTATCATCGGGAACGTCCTGAAGATCTCGTGACACACATGGAGAAGCTCCGAACTATTCAGGATGAAACTTATGGATTTAAAAATTTCATATTGCTGAAATTTGCTACAGAGAATAATGTTTTGGGAAAAAGACTATCTAAATTCGATGGTCGTCACTCTATTCCTCCAGCATCTATAATTGCTGTAGCGCGCTTATTTTTAGATAATTTCAAAAATATTAAAGCTCTTTGGAATTATTTAGGTATTGACGAAGCCCTAAAACTACTTTCATGTGGGGCTAATGATTTTTCTTCAACACATATAGGTGAGAAAGTCTTCCAGATGGCATCCTCAGGGCAATCCATAAAAATGGATATCGAAGGCATGGAAAACCTTATTAGACAAAAAGGACGGATCCCATGTCTAACAAACTCAAAAAACGTTTAG
- a CDS encoding DUF3604 domain-containing protein has protein sequence MRRSVCYVNPSVARAGQISTWKFLYSLANDLPEGTKLKFDLGGQGRPIDWEAPSTDLSQPSNTIYLETHRGDVVSAKSIPVPKNPTPQYEFVLPYSIEAGETITIILGPSPEHPQVDESGNGAQLFTQRRKPFYLYVDPTGEGVYDEPDVFTIDIRGNVLKNIQIFTPSYVVKNKRFDITIRFEDEFNNLTNFSPEDTRIELSYEHLRENLNWQLFIPETGFVILPNLYFNEPGIYRIQLKNLATQEIFTSAPIKCFPDTSHNLMWGLLHGESERVDSEESIEACLRHFRDDCAFNFYASSSFENEETITPEISKLVNQAISDFNEEDRFITLLGFQYSGEPGIEGIRHVLHVKDTKSSGKHKECKHTSLSKLYKTAAPHELISIPCFTASKYHGYNFDNFQPEFERVVEIYNAWGCSERTADQGNPFPIQGDSDSEVLEGTVLEGLKRNLRFGFVAGGLDDRGIYKNFFDGNQQQYTPGLTGIICNKYTRDSLVDALYHRHCYATTGPRIIVSFNITSAPMGSELSTTTKPGLVVNRHISGYVAGTTQLKTVEIIRNGKVLHTFYPDSNNLDYEFDDMAPLAEITLEDPNGKSPFVFYYLRVTQVDQSMAWSSPIWVDLH, from the coding sequence ATGCGCAGATCTGTTTGTTATGTTAATCCCTCGGTGGCGAGAGCTGGGCAAATATCTACGTGGAAATTCCTCTACTCGTTGGCCAATGATCTCCCAGAAGGAACAAAACTAAAATTTGATCTTGGTGGTCAGGGTAGGCCTATAGATTGGGAAGCACCGTCTACAGATCTGTCTCAACCTTCAAATACTATCTATTTGGAAACTCATCGTGGCGATGTTGTATCTGCTAAATCTATTCCGGTACCTAAAAATCCCACTCCGCAGTATGAATTCGTCCTCCCCTATAGCATAGAAGCTGGAGAAACTATTACCATTATCCTCGGCCCTTCTCCAGAGCACCCACAAGTGGATGAATCTGGCAATGGAGCCCAGTTATTCACTCAACGTCGCAAACCGTTCTATCTCTATGTAGATCCTACTGGAGAAGGTGTGTATGATGAGCCTGATGTTTTCACAATAGACATCCGTGGGAATGTATTGAAAAACATCCAGATTTTCACTCCCTCCTATGTAGTGAAAAATAAGCGATTTGATATTACTATCCGCTTTGAAGACGAATTCAACAACCTCACAAACTTTTCACCAGAAGATACCAGAATTGAACTTTCTTACGAACATTTGCGTGAAAACCTTAACTGGCAGTTATTTATTCCTGAAACGGGCTTTGTTATTCTTCCGAATTTATACTTCAATGAGCCTGGGATCTATCGTATCCAGTTAAAAAATCTCGCCACTCAAGAAATTTTTACCTCAGCTCCTATCAAATGTTTCCCTGATACTTCTCATAATTTAATGTGGGGACTATTGCATGGAGAATCTGAACGTGTAGATTCTGAAGAAAGTATCGAGGCCTGTTTAAGACACTTCCGCGATGACTGTGCTTTCAACTTTTACGCGTCTTCTTCTTTTGAGAATGAGGAAACTATTACCCCAGAGATTTCTAAGCTTGTTAATCAGGCCATCTCTGATTTTAACGAAGAAGATCGGTTCATTACTCTGCTAGGTTTTCAATACAGTGGAGAGCCTGGTATAGAGGGTATAAGACATGTGCTTCATGTCAAAGACACTAAATCGTCTGGAAAACACAAAGAATGCAAACATACTTCCTTGTCCAAATTGTATAAAACTGCGGCTCCTCATGAGTTAATTTCGATTCCATGCTTCACTGCTTCGAAATACCATGGTTATAATTTCGATAACTTCCAGCCAGAGTTTGAACGCGTTGTGGAAATTTATAATGCTTGGGGTTGCTCTGAGAGAACTGCAGATCAAGGAAATCCTTTCCCAATTCAAGGGGACAGCGATTCTGAAGTCTTAGAAGGTACAGTTCTAGAAGGATTAAAGCGCAATTTGCGTTTTGGCTTTGTAGCTGGTGGCCTCGACGATCGAGGAATCTATAAAAACTTTTTTGACGGAAATCAGCAACAATACACACCAGGTCTCACGGGAATTATCTGTAACAAGTATACTAGAGACTCGCTAGTAGATGCTTTGTATCACCGCCACTGCTATGCCACAACAGGCCCGCGGATTATTGTAAGTTTCAACATCACATCAGCTCCTATGGGTTCTGAATTATCAACAACAACGAAACCAGGTCTTGTAGTTAACAGGCATATTTCTGGCTATGTAGCTGGAACCACTCAGCTGAAAACTGTAGAGATCATTCGCAATGGGAAAGTATTACATACATTCTATCCCGACAGTAATAACTTGGATTATGAGTTTGATGATATGGCTCCTTTGGCAGAGATCACACTCGAAGATCCTAATGGTAAGTCTCCTTTTGTATTCTATTATTTGAGAGTAACACAAGTAGACCAATCTATGGCGTGGAGTTCTCCTATTTGGGTAGATCTTCACTAG
- a CDS encoding anti-sigma factor antagonist (This anti-anti-sigma factor, or anti-sigma factor antagonist, belongs to a family that includes characterized members SpoIIAA, RsbV, RsfA, and RsfB.), with amino-acid sequence MNNIQKEENGETVILHLHGKLDGIFSPEVQASISQSLENGMRNVILDCAHLDYMSSAGIRVLLQSYHQVGKNFGKIVLTSVPKTIEQTLYVTGFLSYFKMFNNISEALEALSKDED; translated from the coding sequence ATGAATAACATCCAAAAAGAAGAAAACGGTGAAACCGTAATCCTACACCTCCATGGAAAATTGGATGGTATATTTTCTCCAGAGGTACAAGCCAGCATATCACAATCTCTGGAGAATGGTATGCGCAATGTAATTTTAGACTGTGCCCATCTAGATTATATGTCTAGCGCTGGTATTCGTGTATTACTGCAAAGCTATCATCAAGTGGGTAAAAATTTTGGGAAAATAGTACTGACTTCTGTACCCAAGACTATAGAACAAACCCTCTATGTCACGGGCTTCCTTTCCTATTTTAAAATGTTCAATAATATCTCTGAAGCATTGGAAGCTCTAAGCAAAGACGAAGATTGA
- a CDS encoding hemolysin family protein yields the protein MIYILLAIFSLALAWGTTLTQKTQDDSSPRPPSNTALLLSGFLLTLYGILGGKIYQEYYKFFGSFTYVFWLVYVMLAPIAYGLLPYSIGEKHANGPVNIFAYLSRFIQSMLSPLGFVSKKPELQQVAISIDTPLSEAICTFDKLIVREVMIPKVDIFALQEDTPIKEAFPAIMEEGYSRIPVYKKDIDNITGVILVKDLLKLNSSCDSVLPISSVAKPPLYAPEIKKASSLLQEFRQKHRHLAIIVNEYGFTEGIVTMEDIIEEIFGEISDEYDVDEDIPYKKVGNSWIVDGRMNISDAEEYFNITIQHENSYDTLGGHVFHKVGAVPKKGMKIHHENFDIEIITCSERSVGKLKITPRKITS from the coding sequence ATGATCTATATTTTGTTAGCTATCTTTAGCCTTGCATTAGCATGGGGGACTACTCTAACACAAAAAACGCAAGATGACTCTTCTCCTCGTCCACCATCTAATACAGCCCTGTTGCTTTCCGGGTTCCTACTGACTCTTTACGGTATATTAGGAGGAAAGATTTACCAAGAGTATTATAAATTTTTCGGCTCCTTTACTTATGTGTTTTGGTTAGTTTACGTAATGCTTGCACCCATTGCCTATGGGTTGCTTCCTTATTCTATAGGAGAAAAGCACGCAAATGGACCAGTCAATATCTTCGCTTACCTGTCTAGGTTCATACAGTCCATGCTATCACCTCTGGGATTTGTTTCTAAAAAACCAGAACTACAGCAAGTAGCGATATCTATAGATACTCCCCTATCCGAAGCTATTTGTACCTTTGATAAACTTATCGTACGTGAAGTTATGATCCCTAAAGTAGATATCTTTGCTTTACAAGAAGATACTCCTATAAAGGAAGCATTCCCTGCAATTATGGAAGAAGGGTATAGTCGCATCCCTGTATACAAAAAAGATATTGATAATATTACTGGAGTTATTCTGGTTAAGGATCTGCTCAAACTTAACAGTTCTTGTGATTCGGTTTTGCCTATATCTTCAGTAGCAAAACCCCCTTTATACGCTCCAGAAATCAAAAAAGCCTCCTCATTGCTACAAGAGTTCCGTCAAAAACATCGTCATCTCGCAATTATCGTGAACGAATATGGATTTACCGAAGGTATTGTAACTATGGAAGACATTATCGAAGAAATTTTCGGTGAAATTTCAGATGAATACGATGTAGATGAAGATATTCCGTACAAAAAAGTAGGCAACTCTTGGATAGTGGATGGCAGAATGAATATATCTGACGCTGAAGAGTACTTCAACATCACCATTCAACATGAAAATAGTTACGACACTTTAGGTGGGCACGTGTTCCATAAAGTTGGTGCTGTACCCAAAAAGGGAATGAAAATTCACCATGAGAACTTTGATATTGAAATTATTACATGTTCAGAACGTAGCGTAGGAAAATTAAAAATTACTCCAAGAAAAATCACATCATAA
- the ybeY gene encoding rRNA maturation RNase YbeY: MSNNSLQVDIYNEQMCLSIDIASVDRLVRCCLCYWKIATNQISVYFLEDDALARLHDEIFSDPSLTDTITLPIDAPGICATPHVLGEAFISPKAAIRFLGPRSEDTDLLYREISRYVVHSLLHLIGYDDQTSEDRKKMRIKENQALCMLEKKRALITG; this comes from the coding sequence TTGAGCAATAATTCATTACAAGTTGATATATACAACGAACAGATGTGTTTATCTATTGATATTGCGTCTGTAGATAGGCTTGTTCGTTGTTGCTTATGTTATTGGAAAATTGCAACCAATCAAATTTCTGTTTATTTCCTGGAAGATGATGCGTTAGCTCGGCTTCATGATGAAATTTTCTCAGATCCCTCTCTTACTGACACTATTACCTTACCCATAGATGCTCCCGGGATTTGTGCAACGCCTCATGTCTTAGGAGAGGCTTTTATTAGCCCTAAAGCTGCTATACGTTTTCTTGGACCACGTAGCGAAGATACAGACCTGTTATACAGAGAAATTTCTAGATATGTAGTTCACTCTCTTCTTCATCTTATTGGTTATGATGACCAAACTTCTGAAGATAGAAAGAAAATGAGAATTAAAGAAAATCAAGCGTTGTGTATGTTAGAGAAAAAACGAGCTCTGATTACAGGGTAA
- a CDS encoding small basic protein — protein sequence MSRHRSYGKSIKGDTKRNVLKRFERIEVLRKLGRWDDATAKRATGLPKTPIVK from the coding sequence ATGTCTCGTCATCGTAGTTATGGAAAATCTATAAAGGGAGATACGAAGAGAAACGTTCTTAAACGTTTTGAGCGTATTGAAGTTCTACGTAAATTAGGTCGTTGGGATGACGCCACAGCCAAAAGGGCTACTGGCTTGCCTAAGACTCCTATAGTGAAGTAA
- a CDS encoding DUF502 domain-containing protein, which yields MRKHFITGLIILLPLAITVAIVGMIINFLTQPFVGLVSGFLEPISFYAKHRAFLTFVLQIILLFGLFFATVLLGFLARLMIFKSLLSIYDRILHRIPIIKTVYKAAQQVMTTIFGAQSGSFKQVVMVPFPNAQVHCIGLVAGDAPHICSDDPTDPMITVFIPTTPNPTSGFLTLFKKSDITFLDMKIEDAFKYIISCGVLTSPSATGECSPIAEALKQNSSS from the coding sequence ATGCGTAAACATTTTATCACAGGCCTCATCATCCTACTCCCTCTAGCAATTACTGTCGCTATCGTAGGCATGATTATTAACTTCCTTACACAACCATTTGTTGGACTAGTATCTGGCTTTCTAGAACCCATAAGCTTCTATGCAAAACATAGGGCTTTTCTTACCTTTGTTCTGCAAATCATTCTTCTATTTGGTCTTTTTTTTGCTACAGTGTTGCTTGGATTTCTAGCAAGATTAATGATTTTTAAATCTTTGTTATCCATTTATGACCGTATTTTGCATCGTATACCTATTATCAAGACAGTATACAAAGCAGCACAACAAGTCATGACTACAATTTTCGGTGCGCAATCTGGTTCATTTAAACAAGTAGTGATGGTGCCTTTCCCCAATGCTCAAGTACATTGCATTGGCCTTGTCGCTGGAGACGCACCCCATATTTGCTCAGATGATCCTACAGATCCCATGATTACGGTGTTTATTCCTACAACTCCAAATCCAACTTCGGGTTTTCTCACTTTATTTAAAAAATCCGATATTACATTTCTGGATATGAAAATCGAAGACGCTTTTAAATATATTATTTCTTGTGGGGTGCTAACTTCACCCTCCGCAACTGGAGAATGCTCACCAATTGCCGAGGCACTCAAACAAAATAGCTCCTCTTAA
- a CDS encoding ribonuclease R family protein, with protein MLKKPNKPSLISGTLFVHAKKGFGFVSPDHPEKYPFDIFIPASDLKGALDGDHVLVSLFPGRSREDKRKGTIRQVVSRGKSSLVGTIVSLINSTTALVCVTTLGPEVPIKAKLIPKRSYKIGDRLLLETPEWQEKPESKETPPLEMIEFIGNISNAKSDFPVVKAEYNLIEEFPEDALKEASIFSQKHISHALRSRRDLRDLLCFTIDSATAKDFDDAVSLTYDNNDNYILGVHIADVSHYVTPNSALDKEAAKRCNSTYFPGKVIPMLPSALSDNLCSLKPNVDRLAVSVFMTFTKSGHLSDYQVFRSVIRSKYRMTYDEVDDIIENNHPHPISNTLHAMANLSRRFSELREERGCIRLVLPSFTMSLDNLQEPTDLIETRQTLAHKLIEEFMLKANEVIAYHIAHQDITLPFRIHEPPNSENLLSFNETAQAMGFEIVMTPTQEPNYQYLLQEVSAGHPLETILHSQFVRSMKTASYSTENKGHYGLQLDYYTHFTSPIRRYIDLVVHRLLFHPMSIDSSHLEQIVKTCSTQERVSAKAEFSLENMKKTRFLKKFLDEQPDTAYKAFVITSSIEGISFTVPQFCQEGFISTAQLPKEYVLKKKSSTTELPPELRPGATIQVKLASVNLLTQVISWSLIPQQLGKTPKKKTRRKTKTETPKTRKKKVVADTSEVDENITKSV; from the coding sequence ATTCTAAAAAAACCAAATAAACCAAGTTTAATTTCTGGGACTTTATTTGTTCATGCTAAAAAAGGCTTTGGTTTTGTTTCCCCTGACCATCCGGAAAAATATCCTTTTGATATTTTCATTCCCGCTAGCGATCTGAAAGGAGCTCTAGATGGTGACCATGTTTTAGTATCGTTATTCCCAGGTCGAAGTAGGGAAGACAAACGAAAAGGGACTATACGCCAAGTCGTATCTCGAGGAAAATCTAGTCTTGTCGGAACTATTGTTTCTTTAATTAATAGTACAACTGCTCTTGTTTGTGTAACAACATTGGGACCAGAGGTTCCTATCAAAGCAAAATTAATCCCCAAACGTTCATACAAAATAGGAGATCGGTTACTGCTTGAGACTCCCGAATGGCAAGAAAAGCCCGAATCTAAAGAGACTCCCCCATTAGAAATGATTGAGTTTATAGGTAACATTTCCAATGCAAAGTCAGACTTCCCAGTTGTCAAAGCAGAATATAATCTCATTGAGGAATTTCCTGAAGATGCTCTCAAGGAAGCTAGTATATTTTCGCAAAAACATATTTCCCACGCTTTAAGGTCCCGTAGAGATCTACGCGATTTGCTCTGTTTTACTATAGACTCGGCAACAGCCAAAGATTTTGATGATGCAGTATCTTTAACGTATGACAACAATGATAATTACATTCTAGGTGTCCATATAGCTGATGTGTCACACTACGTCACCCCAAACTCTGCCTTGGATAAGGAAGCCGCAAAGCGTTGTAACTCAACGTACTTTCCTGGTAAAGTCATTCCTATGCTTCCATCAGCATTGTCTGACAATTTGTGTAGTCTAAAACCCAATGTTGATCGATTGGCTGTTTCTGTGTTCATGACCTTTACAAAATCAGGCCATCTTTCAGACTACCAAGTTTTCCGTAGCGTTATCCGGAGTAAGTATCGAATGACCTACGATGAAGTCGATGATATTATTGAAAACAACCATCCACACCCTATATCAAACACTCTACATGCTATGGCAAACCTAAGTAGAAGGTTCTCTGAACTTAGGGAAGAGCGTGGCTGTATTCGTCTTGTTCTCCCATCGTTTACAATGTCTCTCGACAATCTACAAGAACCTACAGACCTCATTGAAACTCGCCAAACGCTTGCTCACAAACTCATTGAAGAGTTCATGTTAAAAGCTAACGAGGTTATCGCCTACCATATTGCACATCAAGACATCACTCTACCATTTCGTATTCATGAACCCCCAAATAGCGAAAACCTTCTTTCCTTTAATGAAACCGCCCAAGCTATGGGATTTGAAATTGTAATGACCCCAACACAAGAGCCCAACTATCAATATTTACTACAGGAAGTATCTGCAGGACATCCACTAGAAACCATCCTACATTCCCAATTTGTAAGAAGCATGAAAACTGCCTCTTACTCAACTGAAAATAAGGGGCACTATGGATTACAACTAGACTATTATACACATTTTACTAGCCCAATACGTCGCTATATTGATCTTGTTGTTCATCGATTACTTTTTCACCCCATGTCTATAGATAGTAGTCACCTGGAACAAATCGTGAAGACTTGCTCAACACAAGAACGTGTTTCAGCAAAAGCCGAGTTCTCATTAGAAAACATGAAAAAAACTCGATTCTTAAAAAAATTCTTGGATGAACAACCCGACACCGCTTACAAGGCGTTTGTCATTACCTCTTCTATAGAAGGAATTTCTTTTACCGTTCCTCAATTTTGCCAAGAAGGATTCATTTCTACAGCACAGCTACCCAAAGAATATGTTCTTAAAAAGAAATCATCAACTACGGAATTGCCTCCTGAACTCCGGCCTGGAGCGACTATTCAAGTAAAGCTCGCTTCTGTCAATTTGTTAACTCAGGTGATTTCTTGGTCTCTAATACCTCAGCAACTAGGAAAAACACCAAAAAAGAAAACACGTAGAAAAACCAAAACGGAAACACCGAAAACACGAAAAAAGAAAGTAGTTGCCGATACCTCAGAAGTTGATGAGAACATAACTAAGTCGGTGTAA
- the dnaK gene encoding molecular chaperone DnaK has translation MSEQRKSSKIIGIDLGTTNSCVSVMEGGQAKVITSSEGTRTTPSIVAFKGSETLVGIPAKRQAVTNPEKTLASTKRFIGRKYAEVESEIKTVPYKVAPNSKGDAVFEVNGQQYTPEQIGAQILMKMKETAEAYLGEPVTEAVITVPAYFNDAQRASTKDAGRIAGLEVKRIIPEPTAAALAYGIDKAGDKKIAVFDLGGGTFDISILEIGDGVFEVLSTNGDTHLGGDDFDEVIIKWMIDEFQKQEGIDLSKDNMALQRLKDAAEKAKIELSGVSSTEINQPFITMDASGPKHLALTLTRAKFEELASQLIERTKSPCLKALSDAKLSASDIDDVLLVGGMSRMPAVQEAVRAIFGKEPNKGVNPDEVVAIGAAIQGGVLGGEVKDVLLLDVIPLSLGIETLGGVMTPLVERNTTIPTQKKQVFSTATDNQPAVTIVVLQGERPMAKDNKEIGRFDLTDIPPAPRGHPQIEVTFDIDANGILHVSAKDAASGREQKIRIEASSGLQEEEIQRMIKDAEINKEADKKRREASDTKNEADSMIFRAEKAINDYKDQIPETLVKEIQERIEKVRTAVTEDAPIEQIKAATEELSRHMQKIGEAMQSQSASAAAASAANAQGGPNINTEDLKKHSFSTKPPAGNGTGDSENIQDADVEILDKPQD, from the coding sequence ATGAGTGAACAAAGAAAATCTAGTAAAATCATAGGTATTGACTTAGGAACTACCAACTCCTGCGTCTCTGTTATGGAGGGTGGGCAAGCCAAAGTTATTACATCTTCTGAAGGAACACGTACTACCCCCTCTATTGTTGCTTTCAAAGGTTCAGAAACTTTAGTAGGTATTCCAGCGAAACGCCAAGCTGTTACTAATCCTGAAAAAACACTTGCCTCTACTAAACGTTTCATTGGAAGAAAGTATGCTGAAGTAGAATCTGAAATTAAAACTGTTCCCTATAAAGTTGCTCCTAACTCTAAAGGTGATGCTGTTTTCGAAGTCAATGGGCAACAATATACCCCAGAACAAATCGGCGCACAAATCCTTATGAAAATGAAGGAAACTGCTGAAGCTTACCTCGGAGAACCAGTAACTGAAGCTGTTATTACAGTTCCTGCGTACTTCAACGATGCTCAGAGAGCTTCAACAAAAGATGCCGGTCGTATTGCGGGTCTAGAAGTCAAACGTATTATTCCTGAGCCAACCGCTGCAGCGTTAGCATACGGTATTGACAAAGCTGGGGATAAAAAAATCGCCGTGTTCGACTTAGGAGGAGGAACTTTCGATATTTCCATTTTGGAAATCGGAGACGGAGTTTTCGAAGTACTTTCCACAAATGGTGATACACATCTTGGCGGAGATGATTTCGATGAAGTTATCATCAAGTGGATGATTGATGAATTCCAAAAACAAGAAGGTATTGATCTCAGTAAAGATAACATGGCATTACAAAGACTCAAGGATGCTGCAGAGAAAGCAAAAATTGAGCTTTCTGGAGTGTCATCTACAGAAATCAATCAGCCATTCATTACTATGGATGCCAGCGGGCCAAAACACTTAGCTTTAACATTAACACGTGCAAAGTTCGAAGAACTTGCTTCTCAGCTTATTGAACGAACTAAGTCCCCTTGCCTTAAGGCACTGAGTGATGCAAAACTTTCCGCTAGCGATATCGATGATGTCCTTCTTGTGGGAGGCATGTCTAGAATGCCAGCAGTACAAGAAGCAGTAAGAGCTATTTTTGGTAAAGAACCTAATAAAGGTGTCAATCCAGATGAGGTTGTTGCTATTGGCGCGGCTATTCAAGGCGGAGTTCTCGGCGGTGAAGTTAAAGATGTTCTACTCTTAGACGTTATTCCTTTATCCCTTGGAATTGAAACTCTTGGCGGAGTAATGACTCCATTGGTAGAAAGAAACACCACTATCCCTACACAGAAAAAACAAGTGTTTTCTACAGCTACAGATAACCAACCTGCTGTAACAATTGTTGTTTTGCAAGGGGAGCGTCCTATGGCAAAAGACAACAAAGAAATTGGTAGATTTGATCTTACAGACATCCCACCTGCACCTAGAGGACATCCTCAAATTGAGGTCACCTTCGATATTGATGCAAATGGTATCCTTCACGTATCAGCGAAAGATGCAGCAAGTGGCCGTGAACAGAAAATCCGTATTGAAGCAAGCTCTGGTCTACAAGAAGAAGAAATTCAACGTATGATCAAGGATGCGGAGATCAATAAGGAAGCTGATAAAAAGCGTCGAGAAGCTTCTGACACCAAAAATGAAGCAGACAGTATGATCTTTAGAGCTGAAAAAGCTATTAATGATTACAAAGATCAGATTCCTGAAACTCTAGTTAAAGAAATTCAGGAGCGCATTGAGAAAGTTCGCACCGCAGTAACAGAAGATGCTCCTATCGAGCAAATTAAAGCTGCTACCGAAGAGCTTAGCCGCCATATGCAGAAAATCGGTGAAGCTATGCAATCACAATCAGCATCAGCCGCCGCGGCTTCCGCAGCTAATGCTCAAGGTGGTCCAAACATCAACACTGAGGATTTGAAAAAACATAGTTTTAGTACCAAACCTCCAGCAGGAAATGGAACTGGCGACAGTGAAAACATCCAAGATGCTGATGTAGAAATCCTCGATAAACCTCAAGACTAG
- a CDS encoding nucleotide exchange factor GrpE codes for MTDTKPNDEAESQAPADEVEELQQEIATLKAEIKEKNDKYLMVLAESENARKRMQKERQELMQYAVENALIDFLTPIESMEKALGFASQMSEDVKNWAVGFNMILQQFKQIFEDKGIVEYSAIGQKFNPFLHEAVETEETSNVPEGTITEEFAKGYKIGERPIRVAKVKVAKSPAQNKEEK; via the coding sequence ATGACAGACACAAAACCTAACGATGAAGCAGAGAGCCAAGCGCCTGCTGACGAAGTAGAAGAATTACAACAAGAAATCGCAACTCTTAAAGCTGAAATTAAAGAGAAAAATGATAAGTACTTGATGGTGCTTGCAGAATCAGAAAATGCGCGCAAACGCATGCAAAAAGAACGTCAGGAACTCATGCAGTATGCTGTTGAGAATGCGCTTATTGACTTCCTTACTCCTATCGAAAGCATGGAGAAAGCTCTGGGATTTGCATCACAAATGTCGGAAGATGTCAAAAATTGGGCTGTAGGATTCAATATGATCCTCCAGCAATTTAAGCAGATCTTTGAAGATAAAGGAATTGTAGAATACTCTGCTATTGGCCAGAAATTTAATCCTTTTCTCCATGAGGCTGTAGAAACAGAAGAAACCTCTAATGTTCCAGAAGGCACAATTACTGAGGAATTTGCGAAGGGCTATAAAATAGGAGAACGACCAATTCGCGTAGCAAAAGTCAAAGTTGCAAAGTCTCCAGCACAAAATAAAGAAGAAAAATAA